The following coding sequences are from one Candidatus Woesearchaeota archaeon window:
- a CDS encoding DUF302 domain-containing protein, which translates to MKYYFEKTTDYAFEEAVEKVTEELKKEGFGVLTEIDVQATLKKKLNIDFRKYRILGACNPPFAHRALQAEDKIGAMLPCNVILQELDNGKTEVAAIDPLASMLAVENDKLSEIAGEIRSKLEKVIKNL; encoded by the coding sequence ATGAAATACTATTTTGAAAAAACTACGGATTATGCTTTTGAAGAAGCAGTAGAAAAAGTTACTGAAGAACTGAAAAAAGAAGGTTTCGGGGTATTGACCGAAATTGATGTGCAGGCCACATTAAAAAAGAAACTAAATATCGATTTCAGAAAATACCGGATTTTAGGGGCTTGCAATCCTCCATTTGCCCATAGAGCACTACAAGCTGAAGACAAAATTGGTGCTATGCTACCCTGCAATGTAATTTTGCAGGAACTGGACAATGGCAAAACAGAAGTAGCTGCCATTGACCCGTTGGCTTCGATGCTGGCGGTTGAAAATGACAAATTAAGTGAAATTGCTGGCGAAATCAGGTCGAAACTTGAAAAGGTGATTAAGAATCTTTAA